TACTCTTAACTTGGCACCCATAATTTCTGTGCCGTTCATACTGCTGCAGGCAAGCTCTGCCTCACTTGTGTTTAGAAATTCGATAAAAGCAAAACCTggtggattaaatgcaacccacACTTTGTTTAGTTTGCCATACTTTTCAAACTCTGTCTGAAGATCTTCTTTCTTTATGCTACCATTTAATCCACCAACATAGACGCGTGTGTATCCTTCTGGAGTCATTTTCGACCTAAAAGTTGTAATTACAtgtaaaataaaactgtttacatATTCGGAACATAATCCATACAACGGTAACAAAAACAATAGAAAAAATACGCgttgtatgtattttaatgTTAAGTTTCTCGTAAAGGTGATTGGATAAAGCATACgagtataatatttataataacgtTTCGATTCTAATATCTTTTTTTGTTTACGAAACGTACGATTGATCTCGAGCGCCAGGGAACCAAAATGAGAACGCTTGTGGAAAGATTTGGTAGAGTTATCGTAACAGCGGTGTACGTACTTGTATTTCTATTTCCCGTGAAACCTTTGTTTCTTAATTAAATTGTTCGAGAAATTCGGAAGGAAAAGAATACCCAATACGTTGTTAGCACGATAGAATCGATAGGCGAGGATCAACCGGGGTTCACAATGCACAGAAACTACATCCGACGTCTTGGCGTCTCCAACCCAGACGCCAAAAGCTTGTATTTACAAACGGACGATGATTCGTTCCATACTACGTCTAACACAGTAAAGTTACTGGTGGAAAAGGCACCCTATCCGCTAATTTAATTCTTGATTATGACTTCTGCAGAATGCAGATTAAAATAGTTGGAACGATTTTACATTAAAAGTTAATGCATGTTTATTCCATTGTAAACATACGTTttcgcaattattgcttttttttttataagaaaTCATAATTtactgtttaaataaattatgcATTTATACATAAATGTGTTGTTATTTGATTAATGAACCTACAACCTATATAAACGCAAAAACCATTAGTATACGACACATTATTCTGGACATTGTTCTGATATCTACAATTGCTTAATAATTTATTTGTTCGGCTACTAATTTCGTCTTAATTCATATAAAACTGATGTAATTAGTGTGTAGTTATTAATACAATATTTCAACAGTAgaaactgtttatttattacAAAGAAAAAGTTCATTTTATAGACATTGAAATGATATCGCCGCATAGCAGCCGCCCCTGAATTAGAAATATTTCTAAACAATTATTTCCTGATTTATGGATAATCTGAAGGTGTAGAATTATCGTAGAGACTCTAATTCTTATCATACAATGATGAAAGTTCAtggaaattgtttatttattgtaaaaaaacatttgaaaattattcGGGGGCCCCGCACCCTGATGATACGGCCCTTAAGGAAAGTTGCTAGCGACAacttcgccatctagcggtgatccGCGAACTAACGtttttatagaataaataaatttgTTAATTAACGAGAAATCTAATAATGTAGAATCGTTGTAGGGTCTCTATGCGTAATTATGCAATGATAAAAGTTCAttgaatttgtttatttattgcaaaaacagcATTTGACAGGTAGTAGTACAGGGTTAGGAaaacaaattgaaaatataattatttataaatttatacGCAATTTGATGATACAGAATAATTCTAAGAGGTATACACATTATTGTACAACACCAACAGTTCgtagaatttgtttatttactgCAAAAACAATATTTGACAGGTAGTACTAAGGGTTAGTCATATAGAACCTGAAAAAtccattatttattaattaatgcATAATTTGGCGATGCAAGATCACTGCAGGGCCTCTATGCACAATAATGCAACAATAAAAGTTCatagaatttgtttatttattgcaaaaacagcATTTGACAGGTAGCAGTACAGGGTTATAAATACACAACATGAAAAATCAATAACTTATTAATTAAAACACAATTTGGCGATGCAAGATCACTGTAGGGTCTCTATGCATTATTATGCAACAATAAAAGTTCacagaatttgtttatttattgcagaAACAATATTAGTAAAAATTGGCTCAAAATCGTactggtggcgccatctagcggtggcgcTGCGGAACTAAAAGTAGAAGTTCTAGTTTTAGTTCCCCcgtttcaccgctagatggcgccaccagtACGATTTTGAGCCAATTTTTACTAATATTGTTtctgcaataaataaacaaattctgtGAACTTTTATTGTTGCATAATAATGCATAGAGACCCTACAGTGATCTTGCATCGCCAAATTGTGTTTTAATTAATAAGTTATTGATTTTTCATGTTGTGTATTTATAACCCTGTACTGCTACCTGTCAAATgctgtttttgcaataaataaacaaattctatGAACTTTTATTGTTGCATTATTATGCATAGAGGCCCTGCAGTGATCTTGCATCGCCAAATTATgcattaattaataaataatggaTTTTCAGGTTCTATATGACTAACCCTTAGTACTACCTGTCAAATgctgtttttgcaataaataaacaaattcaaTGAACTTTTATCATTGCATAATTACGCATAGAGACCCTACAACGATTCTACATTATTAGATTTCTCGTTAATTAAcaaatttatttattctataaaaaCGTTAGTTCGCggatcaccgctagatggcgaagtTGTCGCTAGCAACTTTCCTTAAGGGCCGTATCATCAGGGTGCGGGGCCCCCGAATAATCTTCAAATGTtttttttacaataaataaacaatttccaTGAACTTTCATCATTGTATGATAAGAATTAGAGTCTCTACGATAATTCTACACCTTCAGATTATCCATAAATCAGGAAATAATTGTTCATAAATTTTTGTTTCTCGAAAACGACTGCTAGGCGGCGATAACATTTAATTGTGCATAAAATgggcaattttttaattataattgtattatttCTGTAAAATCTAGTGCCTAAAATGTTACTGTAGATACAAACGATACGTATAATgtcttaaaataataaataaatgaataaataagtgTTGTTTATGAAGTATGTCTTTTCTTTAATTCGTAGATTGCATCCATAGCGTTCTTCAACCTACGCTCTAAATAAGTTTTCAAAACTTCTTTTATTGGACAAATTAACAACATTCTTGTAGAAtattatttatagtgtattattATAACCTTAAATTGATATCTTAATACAAGAATGACACGTGGTTGCATAATGAATAGGAATAACTTGACGTTGGTAAATGTTGTGAGGACTTGAGTTGGTTTATCAAAAGTTGTGACGCATATATTTTCCTATCTCTTGCATTACTTGCAAATTTAATCAGAATGCAACGATACGATATTCTTATTCAAGAGATAGAAGGCATCGATGATTATCTAGGTCCAACTTTTCGGTACGTAAACTTAAAATGATATTCACTCTTTCTCAAGGGGTTGCATTGAATAACCCGCCCCTTGAAACAACCCCTTCACGCAGATGCACTTATTATCGTGCATATGCGCACTATAGGGGATGGAAAACGGGGGTGGATGTCCctgtaataaaataaagaaaaatcgaATTCGGTTTGTGCCATGTCTAGGTTGTCAACTAACCAAGTTGACAATCTACTGTCAAGTATGGTACCAAAGCATGAGTACCTGTTGTATGAAATAGAGTCCACAGACGCCAATAGTATAGGTCTTGTTTTCAGGTACTAATATTGCAAACAATTCCTCTATGGAACtctattttaaaagaaaaaaaaaataattggaaAACAATGTACATGTATTGTCAActttaaatattctttttttagAGCAATTTACGATGGCCACGAGCATCAGAAGTTTATGGAAAAGCTTGATGAGCGTATCAAAGCACATGATAAAGACATTGAAAGAATGTGCAATCATCACTATCAGGGTTTCATTGATTCAATCAGAGAACTTTTACAAGTTCGTTCTCAAGCACAACAACTTAATGTTAGTCCATATTTTGGAGTCTCTTCATCACAAATGTGAGAATTGCATAATGGAATACAGCTATTGTTGTTTGTAGGCTGACATACTGGAACTGGACAAACGTATTACTGCCACTGCCACCAAAGTAATAGAAAAAGGAGAAGAGCTTGTGAAAGCACGTAAAGTAGAAAGTAACATGGCTGCAGCAGTGGACAGTCTAACTATGTGTCTTCCTGTATTAGCTGCATATGCAAAATTGCAGAAACAGTTGAAAGACAAACGTTATTATCCAGCATTGAAGACCCTGGAACAGTTAGAACATCATGATTTACCAAAAGTAACAAATTATAGATTTTCTTCACAAATTACACAACAGATCCCACAGTGAGTAATATCAGAAGATAAAGAAATATTTATCTTTACAGCAGAATGtaactaaaaaataatttaacacAGAAATAATAAGATACATTCAGTGACTGATAGATTGCAATGATTTTAGACTGCGTGAAAATATTAAGGATGCTTCTATGTCTGATTTAAGAGATTTTTTAGAAAACATTAGGAAATATTCACCAAAAATTGGTGATGTTGCTATGAGGCATGTAAGTAAAATTGTTTCAGTTCATAAATAAACTTCTATATGTTTTCTACATTCTACTAATTTTATATTAGACACAAGAACAATTAACTATTGAAGCCGAAATTATCGGCCGCAAGAAGAAGAGAACATATACTACAAATTCTGTATCAAATGAAGGTGAAGAAGAATTAAGTGCACAAGACTTGATGGATTTTAGCCCAGTATATCGTTGTATGCATATTTATAGTGTTCTTCGCGAGGGAGAaactttcaaagcttattacagGCAGCAAAGAAAGCAACAAGCCAGACTAGTTTTACAATCGCCTATTAATATGGTACTTATTAATACAAAAGGACATTTTTacatttgtcacattttttacatttgcatttcttattttttagcaCGAAAGTATAAGTGGTTATCAAACTTACCTGCAAGGCATCGTGGGCTTCTTTGTAGTAGAAGACCATATTTTGAATACGGGAAATGGTTTGGCTACGCGATCCTATTTAGATGAGCTTTGGTCAATGGCACTCTCAAAGATAGTAAATGCGTTACGCACTCACTCCGTAAGTGATGATAAACATTATGCAtggataaaaatattctaataaaTTACTTATTTCTGTTATCATTGTTCTAGGCGTATTGTACAGATGCGACActcattttgaaaataaaaaatcttaTAATGCTGTTTAATACGACCTTAAGGGTAAGTAGATCTCATATAATTTAGTTAAGATATTTATTATCTAATTTTTTTTGTATAGAACTATGGATATTCTGTGGGGCAATTGTGGGATTTATTACAAGAAATTAGAGTTCATTATAATGAAGTTCTAATGCAACATTGGGTTCAAGTGTTTAGGGACATCTTAGACGAAGATAGTTTTTTACCAATTCAGgtatgtatttttttatatttattaatttttacacGTCGCGTATATCGTAATTTTTTAGGTAACGACACAAGAGGAGTACGATAATGTTCTGGATTTGTTTCCTTATCACGACGAAGAATTAGAAAGATCAGAATTTCCTAAAAAATTTCCATTTTCGGATATGGTACCGAAAGTTTATCAGCAAGTTAAAGAATTCATTTATGCTTGCCTCAAATTTTCGGAAGATTTAAACTTCACGCAGACGGAAATAGATGAAATGATTTGCAAATCAACGAATTTATTATTAACAAGAACATTTAGCGGATGTTTATCGTCTTTATTCAGAAAACCATCATTAGCACTTCTACAAGTAGttcaaattataataaatacggGTTATCTTGAAAAATCTACAAAATATTTAGAAGAATTTGTTACTAATATTACAGGGTAAGAATTAGTTGAATTACTGATTATTAGAATATCATAATATGCTATGTTAATTTTGTAGAACACCGCACGAAGGACAGCTAAGTTGTATGGGTGTCGAATCAGCAATGTTCCGAGTTGCGAGAGACGATGCCGAGAAACAAATTTGTGAGAAATTAAAAAACAAACTCGATGAATTTTTAGAATTAGAAAATTATGATTGGAATTTAGCTGAACCTCAGGGACACGCATCTGGTTTTATCACTGATCTTATAGCGTTCCTACAAAGTACTTTCACTTGTTTTACTAATTTACCAGTACGTATCTTATTCATAAAAGTTTTTTTATCAATAATTAAATTTGAAGTGACTAATATATGTTTTAGGATGAAGTTGCACAAGTTGCTTGTAAATCTGCTTGCTCCCACATAGCGAAAGCTATACTAGGAATCTTAATTAGTGAAGATGTTAAACAGATATCTATGGGTGCTCTTCAACAAGTTAATTTGGATACGATACAATGCGAACGTACgtctctttttattttaaaataagatGTACAATAAATTTTTACAAAATAGTTTTAAATGCATTAGACTGAATATAAATGTAAaccatatttcaatttttagaaTTTGCTGCCTCGGAACCTGTAGTTGGTTTACCCGAGGGTACCTTACTGCAAAACTTCGCACAATTAAGACAATTACTAGATTTGTTCATGAGTTGGGACTGGCCtacttattttcatgattacggCCACGAGTCAAGTAAATATAATCTTGTAACTCCAAATATGGCTGTACTTTTGTTAGAGAAGTATGTATCACGTTTTACTTTATCTGATATTAACACGCTTCACGATACTGATATCTACATTTTAATAATCCATATACTTGCAGGTTAAAAGAGTCTGATAAAAAAACAGTATTTTCAGTGTTAAAGAAAAGCGAACGCGataagaaaaaattgttagaaacTGTGCTGAAACAATTACGTCAATTGGCGCAAACTACTCAACAGTGAATGAAACTAAAGTTACCATGTATATACCTCAAAAGAGATTGTAAAtacttaatttttaatatatatgcTTCAAGCATAATTATTTAGAAACTTATTGTTATTGTAATAAAATGGCTATAAATAATTTCCTTGAATCAGTCACGTTTTAACTTCTTTATAAATAATGCTGTAATTCCTTCTTTTTTGCTTACTATTGAGTTTACTCTATACTGAATTCCaggcaatagaatataatacatCATTAAGTTCCCATACacttattattttaattgtttCCTCCTAAACTGGTGTTGTTATATTACATGTAAATGAGTTACATATCGTACAATAACTGTACAGCGGATAAAGTGTGACATATGAAGTTCCAATTCCTAAGTATTACAGATGCAATTATCttcgaaattaaatatttttaaaaaatcactGCTTTTTTTCTAAAATCAATCGAATCCTTCGAGTGATTTAATAGATATTGAAACTCTCATACCGAAATATAAAGTAAATATAGGTAAGTAGATAGATAATTAtattaagaataataaaatagattAAATACAAATCAACAATAATTCCTGTAAAGTAATACCAAGAGCATAGTGCTTGATTCATGAATCAATTTGATAAGTATTTAATAGAGGATAAAACAAATTAATAATATGCATACATAGACCAATTTACGATGTATGTGGCACAATTTAATTGATGACATATACTGGTCAGgactaatcatcaatattgtcaGGATCCACATCATCAGGTAGCATGGAATACTTATTGGAAGCTACGAAATTCTGTAACAAAAAAAAATTATGTATAATTAGTAATGCCCACGTTAAACACAATTATTTTCTCAAGTTGAAGAGACTTACTGGAGCTTGTTCATCTTTTGCCTTTGGCATTCTACTGATATCGTCTTTTTCTCTGTCTCTTCGATCTCTGCAAATACAAGTTCACAAAAAAcatgaatatttatttttcagcacaaaaaatatcaaaattttcTAGTCGTGTGAAATACCTGTCTCCACTACGTGTTTCACTTGATTTTGGAGGACCTCTTGGAGGCGGGGGTCCACCACGAGAAGATAGTTGCCCTTTAGAATCTCCATATTGCTCTGGATGAAGAGGAAAGATTAAGTGCTGTAGTCAATTAAATATAACTAAAAATATATCAAAATAATGTAAGCTGAATTTACCAGAATGAGCAGGTTGAGTTCGCAGTGCCGATCTTTCAGTTCGTCGACTTCCGTCGTCTTCCGATCGCCAGGTTTGTCGACTCTTCTCCTTTTCCTTGTCATCGCGGCCTTCCTAttaagaacaataaaatacttGGTTAATAACTCGATAGATTGTATAATACAAATTTCTACACTATGAATTTACCCCATTACGTCTTCCCCAAGTACCATCTCTCCCACGTCTTTCAGAGTCCCTACAACGAAAAGAGCATTAGCAtcacaaataaaaaatgttcaatTGTTAAACTAATTTCCCTGCATTTTATACCCTTCTTCCTTAGGTTTCGGTTCTGCATACGATTTAGCAAGACGTTCCTCTATTTCTCTTTCTCTGGCAGTGGTATCTACAGGTTTTGCAGCACCAAATATATTTGTTGATGGAGCAGAAGCAGGAGCAGGAGCAGGAGCAGGAGCAGAAGCAGGAGCAGGAGCAGGAGCAGGAGCAGAAGTAGGAGTAGTAGGAGCAGCAGCAGAAGCAGGAGCAGGGCCAGTGCCAGCTGGGGCTGCGGCTGCGGCTGCAGCAGGCTGTTCCTCTTTTACAACTGAATCAATTGGTTTTGTACGGGGTTGTAGCTGTAGTTTCGGTCTAGTTCTTGCATCAGCTGCAATATTACAagtgttataattaataaaatattcttacGTACTCCATTACTTAAAGAAGTATTTCTTACGTTTGCTATCTGTGCTAGGCTTTCCCTGTCTACGTTGGCCATCTCGGTCCCAATCAGAATCTCCGTAATTACGACGTGGCCCAAAACTGCTCCCTCTGTCTCCGTCTCTATCTCTGCTACCCTTATCGTAACGAGACCATTCTCTGTCTCTATCATCATCCCTGAAGCCACCTCTGTCCCTGAACGTTGGTCGCCCTCTGTCACTGTCGTTACCCTGCCGCCATGCACCTGGCTTGTTATCGTAATCAGAAGCTAATAGATAAACACAATAATTTCATTACAATCCTCATTTTTTGTGGCGATATAAACATGTGAAAATTTTTTATACCATCACGATCATCTCTTCTATCTCTGTTATCATATCGACTTCGGTATGAATCTCCATCGGCAGCTCCAGCTTCATCTCGTGGACCGCTTCTCCAATCTCCAGATGTACGTTCAGGATCTTCATTATAGTCTCTACGATTATCTCTGCCCATACGTCCTCCACGACGATCGTCATTAACGCTATTTGAGACATCGATTCTTACTCTTCTCGTTTTCATAGACTAtaaatgcaattatttctgtacaATTGTTTTATTTAAGAAATAATGGATTCCAACATGATGTTTGAAACTTACTGTATTGGACAAACTGAGAGCACTAATTAAACTCTGACGGTCTGCAAATTCAACATATCCATATCCTTTAAGTTTATTTGAATCTTTTGGCAGACGTATATTAGaaatctgaaataaaaaataatataagtaCTTCTGGAACACATcatttacatatttatataaaaaactGACCTTCATGTCTGCAAAAAATTCTGTAAGATATTCCTCATCCACTTCATATGGAAGATTAGTAAGGTATGCCACATAAGGTGGATTAGTAGGAACATCTTCATCAATACGTGAATCTCTTGCTGCTCTAGGAGCTGTAGGTAGTACCACTGGTTCCTTGCTGCTTCTAGATGTATATCCTTTTGACACAAAATCATAGCTATATTATTTTGGAGCATATTTTACAACAAACATCTAAACAATCTTTACAAAGAATTTcttctaaaataaataatatataatttgaAACATATCTAATCATATTTATGATTATACATGGAAatacataatttttaaatatatttaaaaaaaaaagaaaataggaTATCAGTGAACACAAAATGCACAAATTTGCATTACCATGTTCTTCTTCCATGTCATCCGCCCAGCTGCTCAATGATTTAACTGGTACAGTGGGTGTTCCACCCCCATCAGCCAGAAATGACATTAAATCTACAGTTTTGcccttcttcttcttcccttTCTTGGCTAAAAGAAATAAACGCAGATGAAAAGAAGCGTTCCACGGGGAGATCCATGATATATGGTGGTGCAATATTGAAAGCATGCTGAGTTTCGCGAAAAGTTTGGTTATGTGGAGGAAAAAATAGCAAAAACTGAACACCATCGAGGACCCCATAACCGAGAACACGCATAAATAAAAAACGTATCAGGCGTTTTAGTTTACACCCATGGAAAATTTACCTGAAGACATGGTTGCGGCACAAATCTAATGCAATGCAAATCAAATCCGCGTTCCGATGGACCACACGACCAACCTCAGGATCCATAAGGCATGAAACACGTTTTAGTAAGACGCACGTCGGCCAACATTATACGTTCAAAGTCAGAAGAGAAAGAAAGCAAATCTAAGGAAAATCTATGGACTTATTTCGCAAATATTCTACCTAAATCAATTCTATAAGTAAAATTACAGTATTTTTGAAGCTGTTGTTTAAAATACCTTCTCTCATTTGCTACATGAAATTACGCAAAATCAGCCAACTTCTTTTGGAAGGGCTATATGCGTCATTAATTAGAAAACTCTCGAAAATTAAAGGCAAATAGAGAGTAGGTAGTAGGACGTAATTTGTACAGTAAACTTACAGAGATTCGAGAATTTTTATTCGGAGGGAAAACGTGTATGGAATTCTAAAAATAAAGTGATTAGGATTGATAGCAGAGCTTTCGATCGGGAGGAGACCAATGGTGAACACCTCTAGAAAATTTCGGAACGCATTATTTGAAGCAGTCGGTGGCGCCGATTGTTACAGGAAGCAACTGCAGAAAGGAGTTTCTGAGTCACGTGATCGTAATATAGTGTACCGAAGACATGGCGGACAAAGAGGATACTGAGAAGACCATCGCCGAAGACTTCGTTGTTACGAAGTATAAAATGGCCGGCGATATCGTAAATCGTAAGGAAACGACTTAACGTTCTCTAATGAAGCCTAAAAATCCAAAGTGAGGCTGTTTCGCTAAACTACCAGCCCCTGAATGTTGTATTTTCCGGCTGACCATATGGAATGTGGCGCGCTAATGCCGGGCCCCCTTACCATGTGGGATAGGACTAGCATCAACTATTATATTTTAAGAATTAATCGATGACTTGGATATTCTATGCTTTCTTAACGATCGATCGAAAAGGAATTATTTCTTCTCTCTCACCCAATACAAGAATCATTTATTTCAGTTTCTCAATGGAACTTAACATTCCCATCAATGACCATGACTACCCATTTTCATGCACATTCGTGTGTTTCCATTTCGGTAAAAAGATTAGCCCTTGGACGTTCCCTGAAAATTTGTTTAGTGTTTGCTCGGTTTTGTATTCTATTAGCTTTTACTTTTATCTCAAGACTTGTTCAATTTGGGATTTGTATATTCAATAAAATTTGTAGACTACTTTTAATTATATGGGAAATCATTTTTTGGGGCTTTTTATTTTGATTGTCTTTTATCTAAATTATTGTTTATGGTTTCAGGGGTGTTGAGGCAAGTTTTAGATAAATGCGTTGTTGGAGCATCAGTGAGAGAAATTTGTGAGTATGGTGATAAATTGTTGCTGGAGGAGACTAGTAGGGTTTTCAAAAAGGAGAAAGAATTGAAGAAAGGAATTGCTTTTCCTACATGCATATCTGTTAATAATTGCATCTGCCACTTTTCACCAATTGCAAGTGAACCAGACCTTATTCTTAAAGATGAAGACATGGTAAAAGTGTAAGTTCATCATTTGTGATCACTATAAGCATAATGAATTAAGTATTTCTCT
The Calliopsis andreniformis isolate RMS-2024a chromosome 8, iyCalAndr_principal, whole genome shotgun sequence DNA segment above includes these coding regions:
- the Sec15 gene encoding exocyst complex component Sec15 isoform X2, encoding MQRYDILIQEIEGIDDYLGPTFRAIYDGHEHQKFMEKLDERIKAHDKDIERMCNHHYQGFIDSIRELLQVRSQAQQLNADILELDKRITATATKVIEKGEELVKARKVESNMAAAVDSLTMCLPVLAAYAKLQKQLKDKRYYPALKTLEQLEHHDLPKVTNYRFSSQITQQIPQLRENIKDASMSDLRDFLENIRKYSPKIGDVAMRHTQEQLTIEAEIIGRKKKRTYTTNSVSNEGEEELSAQDLMDFSPVYRCMHIYSVLREGETFKAYYRQQRKQQARLVLQSPINMHESISGYQTYLQGIVGFFVVEDHILNTGNGLATRSYLDELWSMALSKIVNALRTHSAYCTDATLILKIKNLIMLFNTTLRNYGYSVGQLWDLLQEIRVHYNEVLMQHWVQVFRDILDEDSFLPIQVTTQEEYDNVLDLFPYHDEELERSEFPKKFPFSDMVPKVYQQVKEFIYACLKFSEDLNFTQTEIDEMICKSTNLLLTRTFSGCLSSLFRKPSLALLQVVQIIINTGYLEKSTKYLEEFVTNITGTPHEGQLSCMGVESAMFRVARDDAEKQICEKLKNKLDEFLELENYDWNLAEPQGHASGFITDLIAFLQSTFTCFTNLPDEVAQVACKSACSHIAKAILGILISEDVKQISMGALQQVNLDTIQCEQFAASEPVVGLPEGTLLQNFAQLRQLLDLFMSWDWPTYFHDYGHESSKYNLVTPNMAVLLLEKLKESDKKTVFSVLKKSERDKKKLLETVLKQLRQLAQTTQQ
- the Sec15 gene encoding exocyst complex component Sec15 isoform X1, translating into MSRLSTNQVDNLLSSMVPKHEYLLYEIESTDANSIGLVFRAIYDGHEHQKFMEKLDERIKAHDKDIERMCNHHYQGFIDSIRELLQVRSQAQQLNADILELDKRITATATKVIEKGEELVKARKVESNMAAAVDSLTMCLPVLAAYAKLQKQLKDKRYYPALKTLEQLEHHDLPKVTNYRFSSQITQQIPQLRENIKDASMSDLRDFLENIRKYSPKIGDVAMRHTQEQLTIEAEIIGRKKKRTYTTNSVSNEGEEELSAQDLMDFSPVYRCMHIYSVLREGETFKAYYRQQRKQQARLVLQSPINMHESISGYQTYLQGIVGFFVVEDHILNTGNGLATRSYLDELWSMALSKIVNALRTHSAYCTDATLILKIKNLIMLFNTTLRNYGYSVGQLWDLLQEIRVHYNEVLMQHWVQVFRDILDEDSFLPIQVTTQEEYDNVLDLFPYHDEELERSEFPKKFPFSDMVPKVYQQVKEFIYACLKFSEDLNFTQTEIDEMICKSTNLLLTRTFSGCLSSLFRKPSLALLQVVQIIINTGYLEKSTKYLEEFVTNITGTPHEGQLSCMGVESAMFRVARDDAEKQICEKLKNKLDEFLELENYDWNLAEPQGHASGFITDLIAFLQSTFTCFTNLPDEVAQVACKSACSHIAKAILGILISEDVKQISMGALQQVNLDTIQCEQFAASEPVVGLPEGTLLQNFAQLRQLLDLFMSWDWPTYFHDYGHESSKYNLVTPNMAVLLLEKLKESDKKTVFSVLKKSERDKKKLLETVLKQLRQLAQTTQQ
- the Eif4b gene encoding eukaryotic translation initiation factor 4B, producing MSSAKKGKKKKGKTVDLMSFLADGGGTPTVPVKSLSSWADDMEEEHGYTSRSSKEPVVLPTAPRAARDSRIDEDVPTNPPYVAYLTNLPYEVDEEYLTEFFADMKISNIRLPKDSNKLKGYGYVEFADRQSLISALSLSNTSMKTRRVRIDVSNSVNDDRRGGRMGRDNRRDYNEDPERTSGDWRSGPRDEAGAADGDSYRSRYDNRDRRDDRDASDYDNKPGAWRQGNDSDRGRPTFRDRGGFRDDDRDREWSRYDKGSRDRDGDRGSSFGPRRNYGDSDWDRDGQRRQGKPSTDSKPDARTRPKLQLQPRTKPIDSVVKEEQPAAAAAAAPAGTGPAPASAAAPTTPTSAPAPAPAPASAPAPAPAPASAPSTNIFGAAKPVDTTAREREIEERLAKSYAEPKPKEEGDSERRGRDGTWGRRNGEGRDDKEKEKSRQTWRSEDDGSRRTERSALRTQPAHSEQYGDSKGQLSSRGGPPPPRGPPKSSETRSGDRDRRDREKDDISRMPKAKDEQAPNFVASNKYSMLPDDVDPDNIDD